From one Leptospira stimsonii genomic stretch:
- a CDS encoding SpoIIE family protein phosphatase codes for MKRSLRLQIISIYSLLTVINLTFVAVMIFENQTDLLIDNFTLESDQIARKILKKIEGLETQNYEDKEQLADIENKLLSIGIENFSIVSVEDRSVEKFKINLEHGTPTSIDYLKSKLATIINAKEAINSSYDIELDSENFIVSLIFYLTEKTFLVSQVRVKEILDRLNSLYIQLGLLLLWGVIFHILFGIFLYRKIFVRLFILKEVSETMATGDLSARALWNFSSKDELDLLGTTFNGMVERISSQVESLEYKNNQIQTELEIGKNVQECLLPGKRRKFNLITLDIFYKPMREVSGDIYDVIEINEDRTVFFLADATGHGVSAALITSIIHYNIENIMKETVNPSFIFTRLSERLFDTLQGSFFATGIFVLFDKEGYAYFCSAGHNPIYYFRKNKDKIVTLDSTGHILGIGIPEEYQVLKIKTEPGDKILVYTDGILDATSPTGEQFGDDRLLQLFQSNVHLDAKEITSVIKKEVDIFADHFPDDVTFGIIEIQ; via the coding sequence ATGAAACGATCACTGAGACTTCAGATAATTTCTATCTATTCCTTATTGACAGTGATCAATCTCACCTTTGTCGCCGTCATGATCTTTGAGAATCAAACGGATTTATTGATTGATAATTTCACACTGGAATCGGACCAAATCGCAAGAAAAATTCTGAAGAAAATCGAAGGTTTGGAAACCCAAAACTACGAGGACAAGGAACAATTAGCGGATATAGAGAATAAACTGCTAAGCATTGGGATTGAAAATTTTTCGATCGTTTCCGTTGAGGATCGATCCGTTGAAAAGTTCAAAATCAATCTTGAACACGGAACGCCTACTTCCATAGATTATCTCAAAAGTAAACTGGCCACGATTATCAACGCAAAAGAAGCGATCAATAGTTCTTACGATATCGAGCTCGATTCGGAAAACTTTATCGTAAGTCTCATTTTCTATCTTACCGAGAAAACGTTCTTAGTCTCTCAAGTTCGAGTGAAAGAAATCTTGGATCGCCTTAATTCCTTATACATTCAGCTTGGGCTACTACTTCTCTGGGGTGTGATCTTTCACATTCTTTTCGGTATTTTCCTTTATCGCAAAATCTTCGTCCGTCTATTTATTCTCAAAGAAGTCAGTGAAACCATGGCGACGGGGGATTTGAGCGCACGCGCACTCTGGAACTTTTCCTCAAAAGACGAGCTGGATCTCTTAGGAACCACATTTAACGGAATGGTGGAAAGAATTTCTTCCCAAGTCGAAAGTTTAGAATATAAGAACAATCAAATTCAAACCGAATTGGAAATCGGTAAGAACGTTCAAGAGTGTTTATTACCCGGTAAAAGAAGAAAATTTAATCTGATTACCTTGGATATCTTTTACAAACCGATGCGCGAAGTCAGCGGAGATATCTACGACGTCATCGAAATCAACGAAGATAGAACGGTATTCTTTCTTGCGGACGCGACGGGACACGGTGTTTCTGCGGCGCTTATCACCTCCATCATCCACTATAATATAGAAAATATCATGAAGGAAACGGTTAATCCTTCGTTTATATTTACTCGTTTGAGTGAAAGGCTCTTCGACACTCTGCAAGGCTCATTCTTTGCGACCGGTATTTTTGTTCTCTTCGATAAGGAAGGCTACGCATACTTCTGTAGCGCCGGTCATAACCCAATCTACTATTTCAGAAAAAATAAGGATAAAATCGTCACACTCGATTCCACGGGGCATATCCTCGGAATCGGTATCCCGGAAGAATACCAAGTTCTAAAAATAAAAACGGAACCCGGTGATAAAATTTTAGTTTATACGGACGGAATTCTCGATGCGACTTCTCCAACGGGAGAACAATTCGGGGACGATCGTCTTCTTCAACTTTTTCAGTCGAACGTACATCTGGATGCAAAAGAAATCACGTCGGTTATCAAAAAGGAAGTCGATATTTTCGCGGATCATTTTCCCGACGATGTTACGTTTGGAATTATCGAAATTCAATAA
- a CDS encoding metal-dependent hydrolase: protein MKKPFTKTIDGNSPSVRKMDFEALENVPRYYFNDNAIMTHAVNSFHVIFPEGERFFIRSVKPFQDRIRSEALKNRIKAFIGQEVQHGKEHERVWTSIRNFGLPLDRIAKFYHFTCYKIIFNLLGFLFGPKLNLSITAALEHYTATLGEISLEHDLAKDVQGDMKKLLVWHACEEIEHKSVVYDVLQEVAPSYFLRIAGYMIATVMLWSYAIVFQYWFLLADKEVTWKKFKNDRKYAREQMRISVPPLYKGFLKYFRKDFHPDQMGGYELAEAKLATL from the coding sequence ATGAAAAAGCCGTTTACGAAAACGATTGATGGGAATTCTCCATCGGTCCGCAAAATGGACTTCGAAGCTCTGGAGAATGTCCCGAGATACTATTTCAATGACAACGCAATCATGACGCACGCGGTGAACAGCTTTCACGTGATCTTTCCCGAAGGGGAAAGATTTTTTATCCGAAGTGTGAAGCCGTTTCAGGATCGGATTCGGAGCGAAGCTCTGAAGAATCGAATCAAAGCCTTTATCGGTCAGGAAGTGCAACACGGAAAAGAACACGAAAGGGTCTGGACTTCGATTCGGAATTTCGGACTACCTTTGGATCGAATCGCGAAGTTCTACCATTTCACCTGTTACAAAATTATCTTCAATTTGTTGGGTTTTCTTTTCGGGCCGAAACTCAACTTGTCGATCACCGCCGCTCTGGAACACTACACGGCTACGCTCGGAGAAATTTCTCTCGAACACGATTTGGCAAAAGACGTGCAAGGCGATATGAAAAAACTTCTCGTTTGGCACGCGTGTGAAGAGATCGAACACAAGTCGGTCGTCTACGACGTTTTACAAGAAGTCGCTCCGAGTTATTTTCTGAGAATCGCCGGATACATGATCGCCACGGTTATGCTCTGGTCGTATGCGATTGTATTCCAATATTGGTTTTTGCTCGCGGATAAGGAAGTTACTTGGAAGAAATTCAAAAACGACCGAAAGTATGCGAGGGAGCAGATGAGAATTTCGGTTCCGCCCTTATATAAAGGATTTCTAAAGTATTTTAGAAAAGATTTCCATCCCGATCAGATGGGCGGTTACGAACTCGCAGAAGCGAAATTGGCGACCTTGTAA
- a CDS encoding LB_137 family protein, protein MSRILLTVTILIFSLEISAHRIILKNGEEISGNVTENDPALEEITIQTDDGERKIKKSEISEMRFEEAGNFLCLELDEDPKRICTHKITKINPQTLFYVTEEGEYLRVALDRVKFAQIKEPSARILQQLSKTNLKFTVSSETDDDILSKISILNDESIMVTRGEAESPVILENKNITKLVFKPEDLTPINPETSLVLWDFLIPGYYLQRKNYTKSGYAMMGLTGFFIVGAAYEYYAGINVKEKQPLLIPQDNGTFLLFDQSNSEYSRHKQLNHLFLISLSINYLLNTALISFPAVFSISATEKTLPYAMTKERNIEFKMTYTF, encoded by the coding sequence ATGAGCAGAATTCTTCTCACAGTTACGATCCTCATTTTTTCCCTGGAAATTTCGGCCCATAGAATTATCCTGAAAAACGGAGAAGAGATTTCGGGTAACGTTACGGAAAATGATCCAGCTTTGGAAGAGATCACGATTCAAACCGATGACGGTGAAAGAAAGATCAAAAAGAGCGAGATTTCCGAAATGCGTTTCGAAGAAGCCGGAAATTTTCTCTGTTTGGAATTGGACGAAGACCCGAAACGAATTTGCACTCATAAGATTACGAAAATCAATCCGCAGACTCTTTTTTACGTAACGGAAGAAGGAGAATACCTCAGAGTCGCTTTGGATCGTGTAAAATTCGCTCAAATCAAAGAGCCGTCCGCGAGAATTTTACAACAGCTTTCGAAAACGAATTTGAAATTCACGGTTTCCTCGGAAACGGACGACGACATTCTCTCCAAAATCTCGATCCTCAACGACGAATCCATCATGGTTACCCGAGGAGAAGCCGAATCTCCAGTTATTTTAGAAAATAAGAATATTACAAAATTAGTATTCAAACCAGAGGATCTAACGCCTATAAATCCGGAGACCAGTTTGGTTCTCTGGGATTTCCTGATTCCCGGTTATTACCTTCAGAGAAAAAATTACACCAAGTCCGGATATGCGATGATGGGACTCACCGGTTTTTTTATTGTCGGAGCCGCATACGAATACTACGCGGGAATCAACGTCAAAGAAAAACAACCTTTGCTTATTCCGCAGGACAACGGGACTTTTCTTTTATTCGATCAGAGCAATTCGGAATATTCCAGACACAAACAGCTGAATCATCTTTTTTTGATTTCTTTATCAATTAATTATTTATTAAATACAGCACTGATTTCCTTTCCAGCGGTCTTTTCGATTTCCGCAACGGAAAAAACCCTTCCCTACGCAATGACGAAGGAAAGAAACATCGAATTTAAAATGACGTATACTTTTTAG
- a CDS encoding STAS domain-containing protein, whose protein sequence is MQNTNSGGVASKDELQVQEITDSHVAGVLKKNMAILKTTGEISLFSAKKFKEAMTDRIENGVNIFLVDLSTTTHIDSSGLAAFISTQARLFKEAQGKIIIFNVPTHLQKIFELTRLDKLIGITLDLDAAMDKAIA, encoded by the coding sequence ATGCAAAACACAAACTCAGGCGGAGTAGCCTCTAAAGACGAACTTCAGGTTCAGGAAATCACCGATTCTCACGTGGCGGGAGTTCTCAAAAAGAATATGGCGATCCTGAAAACAACCGGAGAGATCAGCCTCTTTTCGGCGAAAAAGTTCAAAGAAGCGATGACCGATAGAATTGAAAATGGAGTGAACATTTTCTTAGTGGATCTTTCCACTACGACTCATATCGATTCTTCCGGTTTGGCGGCTTTTATCAGCACACAAGCGAGACTTTTTAAGGAAGCTCAAGGAAAGATCATCATCTTCAACGTTCCAACGCATCTTCAAAAGATCTTCGAACTTACAAGACTCGACAAATTGATCGGGATCACACTCGACTTAGACGCGGCTATGGACAAGGCGATTGCCTAA
- a CDS encoding DUF1566 domain-containing protein, protein MKRIRLILLLIILFGLESKITAIGGAYSDLGDGTIQDAGNRLLWRKCIRGRGTAGMNYTDCGTSSGPAESSNWTNALSYCRNLGTTLGDGRQWRLPSVKELISIVDYRVTSMPIINASLFPNTTTGRYWTSTNSFAMGSSPTLSGNGNNESDPKQYVASSENIDQHYKIPEGTSYRSMVYIVDFAIGGVVEYPKSNTNGYVRCVTSY, encoded by the coding sequence ATGAAACGAATCAGACTAATACTACTTTTAATCATTCTCTTCGGATTAGAAAGCAAAATCACCGCAATCGGTGGCGCTTACTCCGATTTAGGAGACGGAACCATTCAAGATGCGGGAAATAGACTTCTTTGGAGAAAGTGTATTCGAGGTAGAGGAACCGCAGGTATGAATTATACGGATTGCGGAACCTCTTCCGGTCCGGCCGAATCGAGCAACTGGACAAACGCACTGAGTTATTGCAGAAATTTAGGAACCACTTTGGGCGACGGAAGACAGTGGAGATTACCTTCCGTTAAAGAATTGATCTCGATCGTTGACTACAGAGTTACATCGATGCCGATCATCAATGCCTCTCTATTTCCAAATACGACAACGGGAAGATATTGGACTTCAACAAATTCTTTTGCGATGGGAAGTAGCCCGACATTATCCGGAAACGGAAATAACGAAAGCGATCCAAAACAGTACGTAGCTTCCTCCGAAAACATAGACCAACACTATAAAATTCCTGAAGGAACGAGCTATCGATCAATGGTTTACATAGTAGATTTCGCAATTGGAGGAGTCGTCGAATATCCGAAATCGAATACAAACGGATATGTTCGTTGTGTTACCAGTTATTGA
- a CDS encoding DUF962 domain-containing protein — MKPIEQWLTEYADSHQNKINKRIHWIMVPTIMFTLLGMLWSIPSGSIQSILPESLGQARLFLNWATIFALITGIFYLRLSVPLFIGMMLMVVVMLSGIYYIALSGISTLISISVGVFIVAWVFQFIGHKIEGKKPSFFKDLQFLLIGPAWCLSFFYKKIGISY; from the coding sequence ATGAAACCAATCGAACAGTGGCTGACCGAATACGCAGATAGCCATCAGAATAAAATCAACAAAAGAATCCACTGGATTATGGTGCCGACCATTATGTTTACGTTATTAGGAATGTTGTGGTCCATACCTTCCGGATCGATTCAAAGTATTCTTCCAGAATCTTTAGGACAGGCCCGTCTCTTTTTAAACTGGGCGACGATCTTCGCTTTGATCACGGGAATCTTTTATCTCCGGCTTTCCGTTCCTTTGTTCATAGGAATGATGCTTATGGTCGTCGTGATGTTATCCGGAATCTACTACATCGCGCTTTCCGGAATTTCCACTCTGATAAGTATCTCCGTGGGGGTTTTTATCGTAGCTTGGGTTTTTCAGTTTATCGGTCATAAAATCGAAGGTAAAAAACCTTCCTTCTTCAAGGATCTTCAATTTCTTTTGATCGGTCCGGCTTGGTGTCTGAGCTTTTTTTACAAAAAAATCGGGATTTCCTACTAA
- a CDS encoding helix-turn-helix transcriptional regulator produces the protein MAGKLFLIGSNVLLTGVPILNELHEHYSASLILSNGKPFRFRTGSSDWIESRSIFVRPNVEQQLDAQNEDIFIFHFDPDNIRIHGSFFSFPSDYLELDSQLYKRILKFLKAPVNEQEAITLWKELLNELKKDRNGSEERDPRIETVVQKLAESVPDIIPLEELTKFTGLSESRLMHLFKDEVGIPMRKYIQWLRIKSCVFSLSRGNSLTLASHEAGFADQAHMSRTFREMFGLKPSLFLKNSSSVQVIFCDFEDDIQL, from the coding sequence ATGGCAGGAAAGCTTTTTCTTATCGGTTCAAACGTTCTTTTGACGGGGGTTCCGATCTTGAACGAGTTGCACGAACACTACAGCGCTTCCCTAATTTTAAGCAACGGAAAACCATTTCGATTTAGAACCGGGTCCAGCGATTGGATAGAATCCCGGTCGATCTTCGTTCGTCCCAACGTCGAACAACAGTTAGATGCTCAAAACGAGGACATTTTCATCTTTCACTTTGATCCGGACAATATCCGAATTCACGGCTCTTTTTTCAGCTTTCCCTCCGATTATCTAGAGTTGGATTCTCAACTATATAAAAGAATCTTAAAATTCTTAAAGGCGCCCGTTAACGAACAAGAAGCGATTACCCTTTGGAAAGAATTATTAAACGAACTCAAAAAAGATAGGAACGGATCGGAAGAACGTGATCCGAGAATCGAAACCGTAGTGCAAAAACTTGCAGAATCCGTTCCCGATATCATTCCTTTGGAAGAATTGACCAAGTTTACGGGTTTATCCGAAAGCAGATTGATGCATTTATTCAAGGACGAAGTCGGAATTCCGATGAGAAAATATATCCAATGGCTTAGAATCAAATCCTGTGTATTTTCTCTTTCACGCGGTAATTCACTGACGCTTGCGTCGCACGAGGCCGGTTTCGCGGATCAGGCCCATATGAGCCGAACTTTTCGAGAAATGTTCGGACTCAAACCCTCACTTTTTTTGAAAAATAGCAGTTCCGTTCAAGTAATCTTCTGCGATTTCGAGGATGATATCCAACTCTAA
- a CDS encoding DUF1566 domain-containing protein, with product MNFFFLPSSSLSFPIGDSSTGTTTAPALTPVAPTGTLTYSSATTFYVSGNGGNSYYDISWSSDMNGQYELRLGATNCTDGTVDSNATVTASTSNANRIQASSLSAGSNAVKLCLKSPDGASVWDMKSASAIRDDAAPAPGFSPAAGTYGLAIPNITLSCTDTGAAGCLATAYTTDGTTPDINADGTVPSGSTLYSAAFAIPNNATTDVKAISIDKAGNKSAVSTSQYVVAVGNPTITINSVSKNYLRSADNSVIKWQSDLAGTYEFRLGGSNCSSGTNGTALAPAITGSAVAATEVTSTIPGTSLAVGANTIRVCLTTSGSNVGFNSSTLNIDNTAPTVSSVTPANNTSNVSVDQNTFDFVFSEAMNTSVTPLPEHHDSGVSGFPQIAWPTMTGSWSADGLTYTLKLNSKLPEFHNFYLQFNDSDFKDRAGNTVTGGFVVSNLIKLNYRSGVESNPTIISRTLQSACYDVSGTTIACASSGQDSEFNSTSPYGLGTPTTLAGYPNDYVTQDTLNGKFWKTCPPAFVWSGGTCVQDGVDPYNVSLVALGIPGVIDLTWGQSLTYCLQLNLNNSGAGFAGKKTWRLPTLSEQMGILIYEGTSGNETVPASSFPGFIRNNYQRYWSSTNAVSASLANGITGPDLANGANAWGAWQISVFGGGAHLNNKGKNYSWGNYWMNKYATLAMCVAD from the coding sequence ATGAATTTTTTCTTCCTTCCAAGCTCCAGCCTTTCCTTTCCAATTGGAGATTCTTCGACTGGAACAACCACAGCTCCAGCGCTCACACCCGTCGCTCCTACGGGAACGCTCACCTATTCTTCTGCAACGACCTTCTATGTAAGCGGGAATGGCGGCAATTCTTACTACGATATTTCCTGGTCTTCCGATATGAACGGACAGTATGAACTTCGTCTCGGAGCAACCAATTGTACGGATGGAACAGTAGATAGTAACGCGACCGTCACCGCTTCCACTTCCAATGCAAATCGAATTCAAGCTTCTTCTTTAAGCGCAGGTTCCAACGCGGTCAAACTTTGCCTAAAAAGCCCGGACGGCGCGAGCGTATGGGATATGAAAAGCGCGAGTGCAATCCGCGATGATGCCGCTCCAGCGCCGGGATTTTCACCGGCGGCCGGAACCTACGGATTGGCAATTCCTAATATAACCCTTTCTTGCACCGATACCGGCGCCGCTGGTTGCCTTGCAACGGCTTATACAACGGATGGAACTACTCCTGATATCAATGCGGATGGAACCGTTCCTTCGGGTTCTACACTTTATTCCGCGGCGTTTGCAATTCCAAACAACGCGACCACCGATGTGAAAGCCATTTCGATCGACAAAGCAGGCAACAAAAGCGCCGTCTCCACGAGTCAATACGTCGTTGCTGTGGGAAATCCTACGATTACGATCAATTCCGTTTCGAAAAATTATTTGCGAAGCGCGGACAATAGCGTGATCAAATGGCAATCGGATCTCGCAGGAACGTACGAATTCCGTTTGGGTGGATCCAATTGTTCTTCCGGTACGAACGGTACGGCTCTTGCACCAGCAATCACCGGAAGCGCCGTCGCCGCAACGGAAGTCACGTCCACGATTCCCGGTACTTCTTTAGCAGTCGGAGCCAACACGATTCGAGTTTGTCTTACTACTTCCGGTAGCAACGTAGGATTTAATTCTTCAACTTTAAATATCGATAATACGGCGCCTACAGTTAGTTCTGTTACTCCGGCGAATAATACTTCAAACGTAAGCGTGGATCAAAATACCTTTGATTTTGTTTTTAGTGAAGCGATGAATACGAGCGTCACTCCGCTTCCAGAACACCATGATAGTGGAGTGAGCGGTTTTCCTCAAATCGCTTGGCCTACGATGACTGGTTCTTGGTCGGCGGATGGATTGACATACACTCTTAAACTAAATAGCAAGTTACCCGAATTTCACAATTTCTATCTTCAGTTTAACGATTCCGACTTTAAGGATCGTGCCGGAAATACGGTTACGGGCGGATTCGTCGTCTCCAATCTTATCAAACTCAATTATCGCTCAGGTGTGGAATCAAATCCAACAATCATTTCGAGAACCTTACAAAGCGCATGTTATGACGTTTCCGGTACCACGATTGCGTGTGCATCATCCGGACAGGATTCGGAATTCAATTCTACGAGCCCTTACGGTCTTGGAACTCCAACGACCTTAGCAGGATATCCGAATGACTATGTTACGCAGGATACACTGAATGGAAAATTTTGGAAAACCTGTCCGCCGGCGTTCGTTTGGTCGGGAGGTACTTGTGTGCAAGATGGAGTCGATCCTTACAACGTAAGCCTCGTTGCCCTGGGAATCCCAGGAGTGATCGATCTTACTTGGGGACAATCTCTAACATACTGTCTTCAATTAAATCTAAACAATTCCGGTGCAGGTTTTGCAGGAAAGAAAACTTGGAGACTTCCGACTCTAAGCGAACAAATGGGAATTCTTATCTATGAAGGAACTTCCGGCAATGAAACGGTTCCCGCTTCCAGCTTCCCCGGGTTTATCAGAAACAACTACCAAAGATATTGGAGTTCTACGAACGCTGTTAGTGCTTCCTTGGCGAACGGTATTACAGGACCTGATTTAGCAAACGGAGCGAATGCCTGGGGCGCTTGGCAAATTTCCGTGTTCGGCGGAGGGGCCCATCTCAATAACAAAGGTAAGAATTATTCTTGGGGCAACTACTGGATGAACAAATACGCTACGCTCGCAATGTGTGTTGCGGATTGA
- a CDS encoding c-type cytochrome — MMNFIGNLLKRIILTIILVIVGGLSFLYIKYPDIGKKEEIKIAHTPEQVRRGEYLVNNVAACMGCHTGERDPQKLFYPFDKNVGAGNLKFGEEMGLPGKFYSRNITPALTGLKNWSDTDIFYAITSGVSKDGSPLFPLMPYENYAQLDKEDIYAIIAYIRTIPAVENHVEKSKANFPMNLIMRTIPKPPEFSQRPDPKDTIAYGKYMFTLAACNDCHTQKIKGKPVEGMELAGGFEFALPTGGKSISANISPDIHTGIGTWTRENFIARFKASVARANAKPEIKPGEFNSLMPWLEYAGMNDQDLGAIYTFLMSSKPVSNKVQTFEK; from the coding sequence ATGATGAATTTTATTGGAAATCTTTTGAAGAGAATTATTCTTACGATTATCTTAGTGATAGTAGGTGGCCTTAGCTTTCTATATATCAAATATCCGGACATCGGAAAAAAAGAGGAAATCAAGATAGCCCACACTCCCGAACAAGTCCGAAGGGGAGAATATTTAGTAAATAACGTTGCCGCATGTATGGGATGTCATACGGGAGAAAGAGATCCTCAAAAGTTATTCTACCCATTTGATAAAAACGTAGGTGCAGGAAATTTAAAGTTTGGTGAAGAGATGGGCTTACCTGGAAAATTCTACTCGAGAAACATCACTCCCGCATTGACCGGTTTGAAGAATTGGTCCGATACCGATATTTTTTATGCAATCACATCCGGTGTTTCAAAGGACGGTTCGCCGCTCTTTCCTCTTATGCCTTATGAAAATTACGCGCAGTTGGATAAGGAAGATATCTATGCGATCATTGCGTATATTAGAACGATTCCTGCCGTAGAAAATCATGTGGAAAAGTCGAAAGCAAACTTTCCTATGAATCTAATTATGAGAACCATACCGAAACCGCCTGAATTCTCACAAAGACCTGATCCGAAAGATACGATCGCCTACGGAAAGTATATGTTTACACTCGCGGCTTGCAACGATTGTCATACTCAGAAGATAAAAGGTAAACCAGTCGAAGGAATGGAACTAGCCGGAGGTTTTGAATTTGCTTTACCCACCGGTGGAAAATCAATAAGCGCAAATATCTCGCCTGACATTCATACCGGAATCGGAACATGGACAAGAGAAAACTTTATCGCACGATTCAAAGCAAGTGTTGCACGAGCTAACGCCAAGCCCGAAATCAAACCGGGCGAGTTCAATAGTTTAATGCCTTGGTTGGAATATGCAGGAATGAATGACCAAGACTTAGGAGCCATCTACACATTTCTCATGAGTTCAAAGCCGGTTTCCAACAAAGTTCAGACTTTTGAAAAATAA
- a CDS encoding tetratricopeptide repeat protein has protein sequence MKKSIAISIIGFLLILPLGFIVLETKLFELRIILERRKILNFSFSSEILRSKFEGIISNKENIKAEMKLNHLQSSMIDSSRDSLSLEPSFIHETGAVLINSVRSLSLKAGINLHLNSSKIRLLEHAFALERNQFYKEAYRTYEESFDQFGKESEEGGFIQLHQGFCLAVQGEFDTALKPLYEVKANHPGTLLSSDAEILISLILKAKQSEKEIESSEDDPEKRARAYFAKGNYAKALEEIERANINSPEMNYIKGYSLEKTGHQPEAIKEYASLAFSDKNKEIAIKANRRLLMLGYYYNAGSEIASLSDKNAERLGDTSEAKEIKTSSEKLKQPSRLLDGVDERRDPKLDIDISKKNQAVLEEVLQKSTQFLKKVEAQAPPKALIKIIVSDADPVYANRIVINGDQTRLFSTHFPITLPTYTIESISMDKNATKDSKLVMTKDTNKQSFLRASFEDDTITVMDKTSKKMVPIDSAIKIEVIQ, from the coding sequence ATGAAGAAGAGCATCGCCATTTCCATTATAGGATTCCTATTGATTCTTCCTCTCGGATTCATCGTTTTGGAGACGAAGCTTTTCGAGCTGAGAATCATATTAGAAAGACGTAAAATTCTTAATTTTTCATTTTCCAGCGAAATTCTACGCTCTAAATTCGAAGGAATCATTTCCAATAAGGAAAACATCAAAGCCGAGATGAAATTGAATCATCTTCAAAGTTCGATGATCGATAGTTCCAGAGATTCACTCTCCTTGGAGCCCTCTTTTATACACGAAACCGGAGCCGTATTGATCAATTCCGTTCGTTCTCTTTCCTTAAAGGCGGGTATCAATCTTCATCTTAATTCTTCTAAAATTCGTCTCTTAGAGCACGCGTTCGCGCTGGAAAGAAATCAATTTTATAAGGAAGCTTATAGAACTTACGAAGAATCCTTTGATCAATTCGGTAAGGAATCTGAAGAAGGAGGTTTTATACAACTTCACCAAGGATTCTGCCTCGCGGTCCAAGGCGAATTCGATACGGCCCTTAAACCTCTCTATGAAGTGAAGGCAAATCATCCGGGCACTCTACTTTCCAGCGACGCAGAAATTCTTATTTCTCTGATTTTAAAAGCGAAACAGAGCGAAAAGGAAATCGAGTCGAGCGAGGATGACCCGGAAAAAAGAGCAAGAGCTTATTTCGCTAAAGGAAATTACGCGAAGGCATTGGAAGAAATCGAAAGAGCAAACATCAATTCTCCTGAGATGAATTATATAAAAGGTTATTCCTTGGAGAAAACGGGACACCAGCCGGAGGCGATCAAAGAATACGCAAGCCTTGCATTCTCTGACAAGAACAAAGAGATCGCGATCAAAGCGAATCGTAGACTTTTGATGTTGGGTTATTATTACAACGCGGGTTCCGAAATCGCAAGCCTTTCCGATAAGAACGCGGAAAGACTTGGAGATACTTCCGAAGCGAAGGAAATTAAAACTTCTTCTGAAAAATTAAAACAGCCGAGCAGACTGCTTGATGGCGTTGATGAAAGACGAGATCCTAAACTGGATATTGACATTTCCAAAAAGAACCAGGCCGTCTTGGAAGAAGTTCTTCAGAAATCGACCCAATTCTTAAAAAAAGTGGAAGCTCAGGCTCCGCCTAAGGCGCTTATCAAGATCATCGTTTCGGACGCGGATCCGGTTTATGCAAATAGAATCGTGATCAACGGAGATCAAACGAGATTATTTTCGACTCACTTCCCGATCACGCTTCCGACTTATACGATCGAATCCATTTCGATGGATAAAAACGCCACAAAGGATTCTAAACTGGTAATGACTAAAGATACGAACAAACAATCCTTCTTAAGGGCATCCTTTGAGGACGATACGATAACCGTGATGGATAAAACTTCTAAGAAGATGGTTCCGATCGATTCCGCCATTAAAATCGAGGTGATCCAATGA
- a CDS encoding DUF1569 domain-containing protein, producing the protein MTRKEFLRSSTKFFLLIGTAGAILPNINHCSSAPKGVKDQGLAFDSLSEALKYLNTLENSNSIFGYNGWDAGKVMLHCAQSIEYSIQGYPENKSPLFQNTIGKLVFLKFSLSKKMSHDLEAPIPGATEIQSNTEWKKSLGVLRNTILNFQSYGGELKPHFAYGSLSKEEYDQAHAMHIANHFSFLTAVPNS; encoded by the coding sequence ATTACGAGAAAAGAATTCCTACGTTCTTCGACAAAATTTTTCCTTCTCATAGGAACCGCAGGTGCGATTCTTCCGAACATAAACCACTGTTCTTCCGCGCCGAAGGGAGTCAAGGATCAAGGACTTGCCTTTGATTCGCTTTCAGAGGCTCTAAAATATCTAAATACATTAGAAAATTCGAATTCGATTTTCGGTTACAACGGTTGGGACGCGGGAAAAGTGATGCTCCATTGCGCTCAGTCCATCGAATATTCGATTCAGGGTTACCCTGAAAACAAAAGTCCGCTTTTCCAAAACACGATCGGCAAACTCGTCTTTTTAAAATTCTCCCTCTCTAAAAAAATGTCCCACGATCTCGAAGCGCCGATCCCGGGAGCAACCGAAATCCAATCGAATACGGAATGGAAAAAAAGTCTCGGCGTTCTAAGAAACACCATTCTAAATTTTCAATCCTATGGCGGAGAACTCAAACCTCATTTTGCATACGGTAGTTTGTCAAAAGAAGAATACGACCAAGCTCACGCGATGCATATCGCGAATCATTTCAGCTTTTTAACGGCTGTCCCCAATTCTTGA